Proteins from a single region of Colias croceus chromosome Z, ilColCroc2.1:
- the LOC123705543 gene encoding uncharacterized protein LOC123705543, translated as MNIHSKNRNSIKNTMRFSLENVRDRTIQLLRACVVITQAYTTQFSNINDVSFRLYYNDSAPADYQAPGFVRMREEDHLKPTIQDNLRLGWVETPYHKIVTYSFYKQPSRAMRQIQQRIHQSKCLLMIWNYQSLCILRRTLELCWEVQTIGARDLMDKFVISESNAANLMQLLHSNKIIQQNSQSNLTTRQKIEKDQLKILMSNFFHTTEDNIVDLLLTEFASQESVPDPISGALNLTEKISIKRKEKEDWIQGLRLKIRQ; from the exons ATGAACATTCACTCCAAGAACCGGAACAGTATCAAAAACACAATGCGGTTTTCTTTGGAAAATGTTAGGGACAGAACTATCCAGTTACTTAGAGCTTGTGTGGTCATCACGCAGGCATACACAACACAGTTTTCTAACATTAATGATGTTAGCTTCCGCCTTTATTACAATGata GTGCACCAGCGGACTACCAAGCACCAGGTTTCGTGAGAATGAGAGAAGAAGACCACCTGAAGCCAACAATTCAAGACAATCTAAGACTTGGTTGGGTGGAAACGCCATACCATAAAATTGTGACTTACTCCTTCTATAAGCAacct agtagGGCTATGAGGCAAat CCAACAGAGAATCCACCAGAGCAAGTGCTTACTAATGATATGGAACTATCAg AGTCTATGCATTTTACGTCGAACATTGGAGCTGTGTTGGGAAGTCCAAACCATTGGAGCCCGGGACTTGATGGACAAATTCGTTATATCTGAGTCCAACGCTGCTAATCTCATGCAGTTACTTCATTCCAATAAAATTATCCAACAAAATTCACAATCCAA TCTAACAACACGTCAGAAAATAGAAAAAGAccagttaaaaatattgatgtcCAACTTCTTCCACACTACCGAGGATAACATAGTCGATCTACTATTAACCGAATTCGCTTCCCAAGAAAGTGTACCAGATCCCATTTCTGGTGCTCTAAATCTCACGGAAAAGATTTCAATCAAGAGAAAAGAGAAGGAGGATTGGATTCAAGGATTGAGATTGAAGATAAGGCAATGA